The region AGAAGGTATTGATCATCGGTGCCGGAGAAATGGGCGAAGAGACGCTCAACTACCTCCGCGACATGGGCGTGAAAGACTTCAGCGTGGTGAATCGCAACCTCGAGCGAGGGCAGAAACTGGCTGAAGCGTTCGACGCTCAGGCCTTCTCCTGGGAAGAGCTGACGCGGCAACTGGTACGTGCCGACGTAGTCATCAGCACGACGGGAGCGACCGAGCCGATCATCACGTACGAGCAGTTTCAGGAAGTCGAATCGAAGCGTTATCAAAAGACGTTGTTCATTTTGGACTTGGCCATTCCACGAGACTTCGATCCGAAGATTGGAGACTGTGTTGGGGTCTATCTCTTTTCCATCGACGATCTGCAAAAAGCGTGCGAGAAGAACCGAAAGTCGCGCGAGCTGGAATGGCCCAAAGCAGAGCGGATTGTCGAAAAAGAGACGGCCAAGTTCATGGCCGATCTGCATCACCGCGCGACCGGACCGACAATCAAACGGCTGAAACAAGCGGCCGACGAACTGAAGCAGGATGAACTGAAACGCCTGCTCAACAAACTGGCCGATCTCGACCCAAAGATGCAAAAGGAAATCGAACGCTCGTTCGATCGCTTGGTCAATAAACTGCTGCATCCGCCACTGGAGTCGCTACGAGACGACATCGAAAGCGGCGCCCAAGGGGGACTTCTCGATGCCCTGAAACGCTTGTTCCGCCTCTACGACTAAGTAGGGGCCGCTGTGCGGACGCGGTTTACGGCGACCACGAGCAGAACGCATTGCGTCGTAAATCGATGTCGGACATTACTTAGTCATTGCGGTTTCCGTTTGAAAACACGTTACTGCGTCCGCACAGCGGACCCTACGTTTTTGCCGAAACGCCAGTTCGTGTCTTGAATCGCTAAAAGACGGAAGCCAAATACGCGACGATGCCTGCCGTGAACGAGGTGATCGCGAACAGATCGAACAGTCTCAGGTTCTTGGCTGGTTCACTCACGCATTGCGACAGCTTGGCGTTGATCAATTCGGTTTGCCAGCGATACGTCAATACGACCGTGCACGCGTACACCAAGCACATGCAGGCGAGAATTGGCAGCATGAAGTTTGCTGCGTCATTCGACGATGTGACGGCTTTGAACATCAACAAAACGAATACGAACGTCAGCAGGCTGATCGTCACCAACAAGCAGATGGCAACGCTTGAGAAGAACCGTGATTTCCGGAAAACGGCCACGTACTGGGAAAATGCGAGCGAGCCGAAAGTGGCGATGAGAATCAGCCCTAGCCAATTGGTAATCGGATCAGAAATCCATTGAGCTTCCAAGCCAACGCCGACCGGGTAGACACAGCTGCCGATCACGATCAGGGCAAATCCTATCAGGACAGCAGAAGGACGAGGCGGGGCGTTTTCAGACATCGGGGCTCAGAAAAGAGAAAAGCGAAAGAGCCGATATTTTGCCAAAACGATTCCAGGAA is a window of Bremerella sp. TYQ1 DNA encoding:
- the hemA gene encoding glutamyl-tRNA reductase — protein: MKLHMIGCSHHNANVEVRERLAFTPEQAKKAMLLLRENFPDTESVILSTCNRTEFYTAAIDPTKFPSHHDMVDFLAQFHELESEQIFDNVLERTGEDVVRHLFTVAASLDSMVVGEAQILSQVKQAYEMATDADCAGTLTHSVFQAAIHVAKRVHNETNIHQKRVSIPSVAVGEFASSIFDRFDDKKVLIIGAGEMGEETLNYLRDMGVKDFSVVNRNLERGQKLAEAFDAQAFSWEELTRQLVRADVVISTTGATEPIITYEQFQEVESKRYQKTLFILDLAIPRDFDPKIGDCVGVYLFSIDDLQKACEKNRKSRELEWPKAERIVEKETAKFMADLHHRATGPTIKRLKQAADELKQDELKRLLNKLADLDPKMQKEIERSFDRLVNKLLHPPLESLRDDIESGAQGGLLDALKRLFRLYD